The Alphaproteobacteria bacterium genome contains a region encoding:
- a CDS encoding RNA-binding protein, which translates to MPAGPKGEKRPADVNARAVMIAKIATGEIVTTEDGKNAAAVALGRMGGKARAAGMSAKKRKEIAKKAAQSRWGK; encoded by the coding sequence ATGCCAGCCGGACCAAAAGGCGAAAAACGCCCCGCCGACGTGAACGCCCGCGCCGTCATGATCGCCAAGATCGCGACGGGCGAGATCGTGACCACTGAGGACGGCAAGAACGCCGCTGCCGTGGCGCTGGGGCGAATGGGCGGCAAGGCGCGGGCGGCGGGTATGTCGGCCAAGAAGCGGAAAGAGATTGCCAAGAAGGCGGCGCAATCCCGGTGGGGAAAGTAA
- a CDS encoding phytanoyl-CoA dioxygenase family protein, whose product MLDVTARAGAVLSREQKDQWDRDGYLILPQFFGAEIVDPINALIERLSHRGARSDEIAGRVVVDLLAGSAHRRTRLADAPDEAFERPVKFNDLFLECDTIRNCNLNPRLVPILNELLDGAPVVCNSLNFIQGSEQREHIDSWFMPPPAPEKMVVTSVCLEDVHPDAGPLFYLPGSQKIPPYMFSNGTIRAIPAEMDKCHAYLDAAIKERGIERETFLGRKGDVFVWSCQIAHGGTPIQEQKRTRKSLVTHYWRANDMARHKLEPESGGYYFAKDHQPVPSDPAWKRLADRAWLEARWAGRFLKRSVVRPAH is encoded by the coding sequence ATGCTGGACGTCACCGCCCGCGCGGGCGCTGTGCTGAGCCGCGAGCAGAAAGATCAGTGGGATCGCGACGGCTACCTGATCCTGCCGCAGTTCTTCGGCGCAGAGATCGTCGATCCCATCAATGCGCTGATCGAGCGGCTGAGCCATCGCGGCGCGCGGTCGGACGAGATCGCCGGCCGCGTGGTCGTCGACCTGCTGGCCGGCTCCGCGCACCGGCGCACGCGGCTTGCCGACGCGCCGGACGAAGCCTTCGAGCGGCCGGTGAAATTCAACGACCTGTTCCTCGAATGCGACACGATCCGCAACTGTAATCTCAATCCACGGCTGGTGCCGATCCTCAATGAACTGCTCGATGGGGCCCCCGTCGTGTGCAACTCGCTGAACTTCATCCAGGGCAGCGAGCAGCGCGAGCACATCGATTCCTGGTTCATGCCGCCGCCGGCGCCGGAAAAGATGGTGGTCACCTCGGTGTGCCTGGAAGACGTGCATCCGGACGCCGGGCCGCTGTTCTATCTGCCGGGCAGTCAGAAGATCCCGCCGTATATGTTCTCGAACGGCACGATTCGCGCGATCCCCGCCGAGATGGACAAATGCCACGCCTACCTCGACGCTGCGATCAAGGAACGCGGGATCGAGCGCGAAACTTTTCTCGGCCGCAAAGGCGACGTGTTCGTCTGGTCATGCCAGATCGCGCATGGCGGCACGCCGATCCAGGAACAAAAGCGCACGCGCAAGAGCCTGGTCACGCATTACTGGCGCGCCAACGACATGGCACGTCACAAGCTGGAGCCGGAAAGCGGCGGGTACTATTTCGCCAAGGACCATCAGCCGGTGCCGTCCGATCCGGCGTGGAAACGGCTTGCGGACCGGGCGTGGCTCGAGGCGCGCTGGGCGGGGCGGTTTTTGAAGCGGTCGGTGGTCCGGCCGGCGCATTGA
- a CDS encoding anti-phage dCTP deaminase, with amino-acid sequence MGKTASAVVSLHKGAPTAANDATYDAKAQIRSSHTSELVIALCGPIGSPLHKVAAAFKEALDGKFGYEHCLILRLSKLIEEHQGKAVSGPAFARTKELIEKGDALREKHGSAILAELAVSEIVLERQRFKASSEAPTFQPRRICHIIDSVKNQEELDLLRLVYRDMLYFVGVFAPLPARVKSLEHKGMSSGEIHNLIDQDSGEEIAHGQTVRDTFPNADCFLRIDVDSDSQIAARVERFLHVILGTQVITPTAAETAMYFAASAAGNSACLSRQVGAAITDANDEVIAVGWNDVPKAGGNLYMADPKNDPQSTHDLRCWNLEGGTCFNDQEKKLISELLVEELAKVGVVSDQHKSLALDTIAKNSKVKSLIEFSRSVHAEMHAIINAGKLSSGSPENGKMYVTTYPCHNCARHIVAAGVKEVYYIEPYRKSLATKLHSDAITEEESDVAKVRILPYDGIAPLRYLKLFRVPPDSRKSGGKLIKVEPQSATPRFDKTLEALPTLEAMVVKGLREKNLLPTEVS; translated from the coding sequence ATGGGGAAGACTGCGAGTGCTGTTGTAAGCCTTCATAAGGGGGCACCAACGGCTGCGAATGATGCGACTTACGATGCGAAAGCTCAAATCAGATCATCACACACAAGCGAATTGGTAATTGCGCTATGCGGCCCCATCGGCTCCCCCCTTCACAAGGTCGCAGCAGCCTTCAAGGAAGCGCTGGACGGGAAGTTTGGATACGAGCACTGCTTGATTTTGCGGCTTAGCAAACTCATCGAAGAGCACCAAGGGAAAGCGGTGTCCGGCCCAGCATTTGCTCGTACCAAGGAGTTGATCGAGAAAGGCGATGCGCTTCGCGAAAAGCATGGCTCTGCCATACTCGCGGAACTAGCTGTCAGCGAGATCGTCCTTGAGAGACAACGTTTCAAGGCGTCATCAGAGGCACCGACATTTCAGCCGCGCCGAATCTGTCACATCATTGATTCGGTAAAGAACCAAGAGGAGCTCGATCTATTGCGTCTCGTGTATCGGGACATGCTCTACTTTGTTGGCGTGTTCGCGCCGTTGCCCGCGAGAGTGAAATCACTCGAACACAAAGGAATGAGTTCGGGCGAAATCCACAATCTGATTGATCAGGACTCGGGCGAGGAGATAGCGCACGGACAGACAGTGCGCGATACCTTTCCGAACGCTGACTGCTTTCTTCGCATAGACGTGGACTCAGACAGTCAGATTGCCGCCCGCGTTGAACGCTTTCTGCATGTGATTTTGGGCACGCAGGTTATCACGCCAACGGCTGCGGAAACCGCCATGTATTTCGCGGCCTCTGCGGCAGGCAATTCTGCTTGTCTATCGCGACAGGTGGGGGCGGCGATCACCGACGCGAACGACGAGGTGATCGCGGTCGGCTGGAACGACGTGCCCAAAGCCGGAGGCAATCTCTACATGGCCGATCCAAAGAATGACCCTCAATCGACACACGACCTCAGATGCTGGAATCTTGAGGGTGGAACCTGTTTCAACGACCAAGAGAAGAAGCTTATCTCGGAATTACTTGTGGAAGAACTTGCAAAAGTTGGCGTAGTTTCTGATCAGCACAAGTCTTTGGCTCTAGATACTATCGCCAAGAACAGTAAAGTGAAAAGTCTCATCGAGTTCTCACGGTCGGTCCATGCGGAAATGCACGCCATCATCAATGCCGGAAAGTTGTCATCAGGGTCACCGGAAAACGGAAAGATGTATGTGACTACCTATCCATGCCACAACTGCGCTCGGCATATCGTCGCCGCTGGTGTGAAGGAGGTCTATTACATAGAGCCTTATCGAAAGAGCTTGGCGACTAAGCTGCATAGTGATGCGATTACGGAAGAGGAGTCAGATGTTGCGAAGGTCCGAATCTTGCCATACGATGGCATCGCCCCTTTACGATATCTAAAGCTGTTCCGCGTACCTCCGGATAGCCGCAAATCGGGCGGGAAACTTATCAAGGTTGAGCCACAGAGCGCGACTCCTAGGTTTGATAAGACCTTGGAAGCACTCCCGACTCTAGAGGCCATGGTCGTGAAGGGTCTTCGGGAAAAGAACCTCCTTCCCACGGAGGTTTCCTAG
- a CDS encoding GlsB/YeaQ/YmgE family stress response membrane protein — protein sequence MGILWTIIIGFVAGVIAKFIHPGSNEPSGFILTTLLGIAGAFVATYLGQKLGWYQANEGAGLIGAVVGAIIVLVIWGLFAPRDRAV from the coding sequence ATGGGCATTCTCTGGACCATCATCATCGGCTTCGTCGCGGGCGTCATCGCCAAGTTCATTCACCCCGGCTCAAACGAGCCGTCCGGCTTCATCCTCACCACGCTACTCGGCATCGCGGGCGCATTCGTCGCGACCTATCTCGGGCAGAAGCTCGGCTGGTACCAGGCCAACGAGGGCGCCGGCCTGATCGGCGCCGTGGTCGGCGCCATTATCGTGCTGGTGATCTGGGGCCTGTTCGCACCGCGCGATCGAGCGGTTTGA
- a CDS encoding nuclear transport factor 2 family protein: MDFPDLLSRFAKAVVANDGTAFSGLFTEDGVYDDGFFGEYKGRKAIAEMLQHFHDTGSNYRWDFLDPLSDGHQAYARYRFSYASGMPGSHGKPVVFEGTSHFTFRDGLIARYEENFDRGMALAQQNFAAERIKKVLLKLADRQNASAGAKEHLARFG, from the coding sequence ATGGACTTTCCCGATCTCCTGTCGCGCTTTGCCAAAGCGGTCGTCGCCAATGACGGTACGGCGTTCTCAGGCCTGTTCACCGAGGACGGCGTCTACGACGACGGCTTCTTCGGCGAATACAAGGGCCGCAAGGCGATCGCCGAAATGCTGCAGCACTTCCACGACACCGGCTCGAACTACCGCTGGGATTTTCTCGATCCGCTGAGCGACGGGCATCAGGCCTACGCGCGCTACCGCTTCAGCTACGCGTCGGGCATGCCCGGCTCGCACGGCAAGCCGGTGGTGTTCGAGGGGACCTCGCACTTTACATTCCGCGACGGGCTGATCGCGCGCTACGAGGAGAACTTCGATCGCGGCATGGCGCTCGCGCAGCAGAACTTTGCGGCCGAGCGGATCAAGAAGGTGCTCCTGAAGCTCGCCGACCGGCAGAACGCGAGCGCTGGGGCGAAGGAGCATTTGGCACGATTTGGGTGA
- the murA gene encoding UDP-N-acetylglucosamine 1-carboxyvinyltransferase, translating to MDRIRIVGGKPLHGTIPISGAKNATLPLMIASMLTDDTLVLENVPRLADVTLLQHILSNHGVDVMVKGKRPGDEEHRGQTLHISAARIVDTTAPYELVSKMRASFWVVGPLLARMGEAKVSLPGGCAIGTRPVDLLIMALERLGATIDIDGGYVIARAKGGLKGGEIAFPKVTVGGTHTAIMAASLASGETVIENAAREPEIVDVAECLNKMGAKISGAGTSRIVVEGVSRLNGARHSVLPDRIETGTYAMAVAMTGGDVLLEGARPELLQSALDTLVQAGAEISATNAGVRVARNGAGIAPVDVTTQPFPGFPTDLQAQLMALMTRGKGTSRITETIFENRFMHVQELARLGARISLNGQDAVIEGVEKLKGAPVMATDLRASVSLVIAALAAEGETMVNRVYHLDRGFERLEDKLSRCGATVERISG from the coding sequence ATGGACCGCATCCGCATCGTCGGCGGCAAGCCGCTTCACGGCACGATTCCGATTTCCGGCGCGAAGAACGCGACGCTGCCGCTGATGATCGCCAGCATGCTGACCGACGACACGCTGGTGCTGGAGAACGTGCCCCGGCTCGCCGATGTGACGCTGCTCCAGCATATCCTCTCCAATCACGGCGTCGACGTGATGGTGAAAGGCAAGCGCCCGGGCGACGAGGAGCATCGCGGGCAGACACTGCACATTTCGGCCGCGCGCATCGTGGATACGACCGCGCCCTACGAGCTCGTCTCGAAGATGCGCGCGAGCTTCTGGGTGGTCGGCCCGCTGCTCGCCCGGATGGGAGAGGCCAAGGTGTCGCTGCCGGGCGGCTGCGCCATCGGCACGCGTCCGGTCGATCTGCTGATCATGGCGCTGGAGCGCCTCGGGGCGACGATCGACATCGACGGCGGCTACGTCATCGCGCGTGCCAAAGGTGGATTGAAGGGCGGCGAGATCGCTTTCCCGAAGGTGACCGTTGGCGGGACGCACACCGCAATCATGGCCGCCTCGCTCGCAAGCGGCGAGACCGTGATCGAGAACGCGGCGCGCGAACCCGAGATTGTCGACGTTGCCGAATGCCTCAACAAGATGGGCGCGAAGATTTCCGGCGCCGGCACCTCGCGCATCGTGGTTGAGGGCGTGTCGCGGCTCAACGGCGCGCGCCACAGCGTGCTGCCCGACCGGATCGAGACCGGCACCTATGCGATGGCGGTTGCGATGACCGGCGGCGACGTGCTGCTCGAAGGGGCGCGGCCCGAATTGCTGCAATCGGCCCTCGACACGCTCGTCCAGGCGGGGGCGGAGATCTCGGCGACCAACGCGGGCGTCCGCGTCGCGCGCAACGGCGCCGGCATTGCACCCGTCGATGTGACGACGCAGCCGTTCCCGGGCTTCCCGACCGACCTGCAGGCGCAGCTGATGGCGCTGATGACGCGCGGCAAGGGCACTTCGCGCATTACTGAAACCATCTTCGAGAACCGCTTCATGCACGTGCAGGAGTTGGCGCGCCTCGGCGCCCGCATCTCGCTCAACGGGCAGGATGCCGTGATCGAGGGCGTGGAGAAGCTGAAAGGTGCCCCCGTGATGGCGACCGACCTGCGCGCCTCGGTGTCGCTGGTGATCGCCGCGCTTGCCGCCGAAGGCGAGACCATGGTCAACCGCGTCTATCACCTCGATCGTGGCTTCGAGCGTCTGGAAGACAAGCTTTCCCGCTGCGGCGCGACCGTCGAGCGGATTTCCGGCTGA
- a CDS encoding ABC transporter substrate-binding protein — MKLVRFAAALAALAAVTATPAPAAESNTIRIGRQPGLVYLQAIIMEEKKLVEKHAATLGLPNAKVEYSIITSGGVMTEAILSDSIDVAITGISNLLLVWGKTNGQIKSIAGMAGVPFRMMTRNPNVKSIKDFGPDDRIAVPTIRASMQAMMMGMALEQAFGPGQHGRLDSNQVQIGHPEAMAALLNPNHEINTHFAIPPFQDIEAKSPLVHSVLVSTDVLGGAATISNCWGKQSFVDANPIKVKAFIAAVDEASDMVAKDPKGAAEIYLKVTKEKLTVDELVGIIKQPGAVFTATPVRYMLWADYMHRIGMIKQKPTSWKDFTFPMIYDRAGS, encoded by the coding sequence ATGAAGCTCGTGCGTTTTGCCGCTGCGCTTGCGGCGCTGGCCGCCGTCACCGCAACGCCCGCGCCGGCGGCGGAGTCAAACACAATCCGCATCGGGCGCCAGCCGGGCCTCGTCTACCTCCAGGCGATCATCATGGAGGAGAAGAAGCTGGTCGAGAAACATGCGGCGACGCTCGGCCTTCCCAACGCGAAGGTCGAATACTCGATCATCACCTCGGGCGGCGTGATGACCGAGGCGATCCTCTCCGACTCCATCGACGTGGCGATCACGGGCATCTCCAACCTGCTGCTGGTCTGGGGCAAGACCAACGGACAGATCAAGAGCATCGCCGGCATGGCGGGCGTTCCGTTCCGGATGATGACGCGCAACCCGAATGTGAAGTCGATCAAGGATTTCGGCCCGGATGACCGCATCGCGGTGCCGACCATCCGCGCCTCGATGCAGGCGATGATGATGGGGATGGCGCTCGAGCAGGCGTTCGGTCCCGGCCAGCACGGGCGGCTCGACTCAAACCAGGTGCAGATCGGCCACCCCGAGGCGATGGCGGCGCTTTTGAACCCGAACCACGAGATCAACACGCACTTCGCGATCCCGCCGTTCCAGGACATCGAGGCGAAATCGCCGCTGGTGCACTCGGTGCTGGTCTCGACCGACGTGCTTGGCGGCGCGGCGACGATCAGCAATTGCTGGGGGAAGCAGAGCTTCGTCGATGCCAATCCGATCAAGGTGAAAGCCTTCATCGCGGCGGTCGACGAGGCGAGCGACATGGTCGCCAAGGACCCGAAGGGCGCGGCCGAGATCTATCTGAAGGTCACCAAGGAAAAACTTACGGTCGATGAACTCGTCGGCATCATCAAGCAGCCCGGCGCCGTGTTCACTGCTACGCCCGTGCGCTACATGTTGTGGGCCGACTACATGCACCGCATCGGCATGATCAAGCAGAAGCCGACGAGCTGGAAGGATTTCACGTTCCCGATGATCTACGATCGCGCGGGAAGCTGA
- a CDS encoding DUF2235 domain-containing protein has protein sequence MEPAIATNKKRLAVFLDGTWNFVESNTNVWRMRSLCAPKGTDGIEQLFYYAKGVNGFWGGVFGKGLDDLIKGGYEWLVDQYAPGDEIFIFGFSRGAYAARSLSGLLTKCGLLQPGGAFSIGQLYSRYKVSSEETIWQLAEKPSSATSIEERWLLKYSQRVNIKVVGVWDTVGALGVPFGHIPGVSRSSFGWLHTGLRRPLQNAYHAIAIDEHRRGFSPTLWTVRRPNDPEEAKKMAPPRGLESVEQRWFVGAHANVGGGYDSDLLAQIPLRWMMKKASAHGLAFKHDVELDGDALVADIADSYKQFMGGVYSMLSESLLPARRRSSA, from the coding sequence ATGGAACCTGCAATTGCAACGAACAAGAAGCGGCTTGCCGTGTTTCTGGACGGCACATGGAATTTTGTTGAGTCCAACACCAACGTTTGGCGGATGAGGTCCCTTTGCGCGCCGAAAGGCACGGACGGCATTGAGCAGCTTTTCTATTACGCAAAGGGCGTGAACGGCTTCTGGGGCGGCGTCTTTGGCAAAGGCTTGGATGACCTCATTAAGGGCGGATACGAATGGCTGGTTGATCAGTACGCACCGGGCGATGAGATTTTCATCTTCGGTTTTAGTCGCGGCGCATACGCGGCGCGCAGTTTATCTGGCCTGCTTACTAAATGCGGCCTTCTACAGCCGGGCGGTGCGTTCAGCATCGGACAGCTTTACTCGCGATATAAAGTCAGCAGCGAGGAGACGATATGGCAGCTTGCCGAGAAGCCTAGCTCGGCTACAAGCATCGAAGAGCGGTGGCTTCTGAAATATTCTCAGCGCGTGAACATCAAGGTTGTAGGTGTTTGGGATACCGTTGGGGCGCTGGGTGTGCCCTTCGGCCATATTCCCGGTGTTAGCAGGTCAAGCTTCGGTTGGTTACACACCGGACTAAGGCGACCTCTCCAGAACGCCTATCACGCAATCGCCATTGATGAACATCGTCGCGGTTTCAGCCCTACCCTTTGGACCGTCCGAAGACCCAACGATCCCGAAGAAGCCAAGAAAATGGCGCCGCCACGAGGTCTTGAGAGTGTTGAACAACGATGGTTCGTCGGCGCCCATGCCAATGTCGGGGGTGGATATGACAGCGACTTGCTCGCACAAATCCCCCTTAGATGGATGATGAAAAAGGCTTCAGCCCACGGCCTTGCATTCAAACATGACGTTGAACTCGACGGTGACGCACTCGTTGCGGACATTGCCGATTCCTACAAACAGTTCATGGGCGGGGTGTATTCAATGCTTTCAGAATCGCTACTACCGGCCCGTCGGCGAAGCTCAGCATGA
- a CDS encoding cupin domain-containing protein: protein MRHTLLTAVALCTFAGIAVAPAMEMHQDMHKAVKADAVQWGPAPPQLPKGAQVAVMAGNPTKKGLYIIRAKMPDGYEVPAHWHKKAENVTVISGTFNVGMGDKLDKSKADALGPGGFFSAAPKMRHYAWATGETVIEVSGMGPFDITYVDPKDDPSRMAKMQH from the coding sequence ATGAGGCACACGCTTCTGACTGCCGTTGCGCTTTGCACATTTGCCGGCATCGCGGTCGCACCCGCGATGGAGATGCATCAGGATATGCACAAGGCCGTCAAGGCCGACGCGGTCCAGTGGGGTCCCGCGCCGCCGCAATTGCCGAAGGGCGCGCAGGTCGCGGTCATGGCCGGCAATCCAACCAAGAAAGGCCTCTACATCATCCGCGCCAAGATGCCGGACGGCTACGAGGTGCCGGCGCATTGGCACAAGAAGGCCGAAAACGTGACCGTCATTTCGGGCACGTTCAACGTCGGCATGGGCGACAAGCTCGACAAGTCGAAGGCCGATGCGCTTGGACCCGGCGGCTTCTTCTCCGCCGCGCCGAAGATGCGCCACTACGCCTGGGCGACCGGCGAAACCGTGATCGAGGTGTCGGGCATGGGACCGTTCGACATCACCTATGTCGATCCGAAGGACGATCCGTCCAGGATGGCGAAGATGCAGCACTGA
- a CDS encoding XRE family transcriptional regulator has protein sequence MQNPERVELVRRRLGLTRVGFAKALGVDRKTIQRFENGGELSTAIMDRLCQISGYPAGFFEKGSLEYPNPDGVSFRSLRSLTAGTRDGALAAAALAFEFDDWIAARFEFPEHRLPTISGKDPEDAAAAVRAYWGIGVRPVGNMVNLLESHGVRVFSLVEETRHLDGYSLWRNERPYVFLNTVKTPEHSRFDAAHELGHLIMHRHGGSTHKSAEDEAHAFASAFLMPHADLLAHLPFVKDLDHLIDMKHRWRVSVAALNYALHKIGVISDWRYRGFYIELNKIGRTVEPKGIEAETSLVWAKILKTLWREGTTLAYIAKELYVPEKELSNMLFGIASPVADGPPAKGSLRLVD, from the coding sequence ATGCAAAATCCGGAAAGGGTGGAGTTGGTCCGACGGAGGCTTGGACTAACTAGGGTAGGATTCGCCAAAGCCCTTGGTGTGGACCGAAAGACGATTCAGCGTTTTGAAAATGGTGGAGAATTGAGTACCGCCATCATGGATCGCCTATGTCAAATATCCGGTTATCCAGCAGGCTTTTTTGAGAAGGGATCGCTTGAATATCCGAATCCTGATGGTGTGAGCTTTCGTTCGCTGCGGTCGCTTACAGCAGGCACCCGCGATGGAGCGCTAGCTGCGGCAGCTTTGGCGTTCGAGTTCGATGATTGGATTGCAGCGCGTTTCGAATTTCCAGAACACAGGCTTCCGACGATCAGCGGGAAAGATCCAGAAGACGCGGCGGCAGCAGTTCGAGCCTACTGGGGTATAGGCGTGCGGCCGGTCGGGAATATGGTGAACCTGCTAGAATCGCACGGCGTGCGAGTGTTCTCGTTGGTGGAAGAAACACGTCATTTGGACGGCTACTCATTGTGGCGAAATGAGAGGCCATACGTTTTCTTGAATACTGTCAAGACGCCCGAGCATAGCCGCTTCGACGCCGCACATGAACTTGGCCATCTGATTATGCATCGCCACGGCGGCTCCACTCACAAGAGCGCTGAGGATGAGGCTCACGCCTTCGCATCGGCATTTCTTATGCCGCACGCTGACTTGCTCGCGCATCTTCCGTTCGTGAAAGACCTCGACCATTTGATTGATATGAAGCATCGTTGGCGCGTCTCCGTGGCAGCGCTCAACTACGCCCTTCATAAGATCGGAGTGATTTCCGACTGGCGCTATCGCGGCTTCTATATCGAGCTCAACAAGATCGGCCGGACGGTAGAACCGAAGGGCATCGAGGCCGAAACATCGCTCGTTTGGGCGAAAATTCTGAAAACCCTTTGGCGGGAAGGGACAACCTTGGCGTATATTGCGAAGGAGCTTTACGTCCCCGAAAAAGAGCTTTCTAACATGCTGTTCGGGATCGCCTCACCAGTCGCTGACGGGCCTCCGGCCAAGGGGAGCCTCCGACTGGTAGACTGA
- a CDS encoding class I SAM-dependent methyltransferase — MALIAGASPSVARRAAAYRYLYYSDRIDGWMYQTTALALMELIWFQEEAGLTGNIAEIGVRHGCSALALVAAARPDEAVVAIDLFDRQDLNVDDSGGGNLAAFQGHLQYLFPHAQVRIIATSSTEIRGAEQEHGLNGLRFFSVDGGHTVALTLNDLEIADTSLAPHGIAALDDVLNADWTGVASGLFAFLARGANLVPFAIFPNKILLCRRAFVQFYRNHCRDSFAYALDKQDLEFQSYSVDVYADRWPVLAGRLADPEVAAAAQADLRAIDASGPPVRRHLIARPGDGDHASSQLEHMQSLLAREERRAEVLQNKIEQARLETRTAANQVAALRSSTSWRITAPLRWFGSALSRGLRR; from the coding sequence ATGGCTCTCATTGCTGGCGCATCTCCGTCGGTCGCTCGTCGCGCTGCCGCCTATCGTTATCTCTATTACTCGGACCGCATCGACGGCTGGATGTACCAGACGACCGCGCTCGCCTTGATGGAGCTGATCTGGTTCCAGGAAGAGGCCGGCCTCACGGGCAACATCGCCGAGATCGGCGTCCGTCACGGCTGCTCGGCTCTTGCGCTGGTCGCGGCAGCCCGCCCGGACGAAGCCGTGGTGGCGATCGACCTGTTCGATCGCCAGGACCTCAATGTTGACGACTCGGGCGGCGGCAATCTGGCGGCTTTTCAGGGCCACCTGCAGTATCTGTTTCCGCACGCGCAGGTCCGCATCATCGCGACATCGTCGACCGAAATCCGCGGCGCCGAACAGGAGCACGGGCTGAACGGCCTGCGCTTCTTCTCGGTCGACGGGGGGCACACCGTCGCGCTCACCCTCAACGATCTGGAGATCGCCGATACCAGCCTTGCGCCACACGGCATCGCGGCTCTCGATGACGTCCTGAATGCCGACTGGACCGGCGTCGCCTCCGGCCTGTTCGCATTCCTTGCGCGTGGCGCCAACCTCGTGCCGTTCGCAATCTTTCCGAACAAGATCTTGCTGTGCCGCAGGGCGTTTGTCCAGTTCTACCGGAACCACTGCCGCGATAGCTTCGCCTACGCGCTCGACAAGCAGGACCTGGAGTTCCAGAGCTATAGCGTCGACGTATACGCCGACCGCTGGCCAGTCCTGGCGGGCCGGCTGGCCGATCCGGAGGTCGCCGCGGCGGCACAAGCCGACCTGCGAGCGATCGACGCGAGCGGCCCGCCGGTCCGGCGGCACTTGATCGCGCGCCCCGGCGACGGCGATCATGCTTCCTCCCAGCTCGAGCATATGCAGAGCCTGCTCGCGCGAGAAGAACGGCGCGCGGAGGTGCTGCAGAACAAGATCGAGCAGGCGAGGCTTGAAACCAGAACGGCCGCGAATCAGGTCGCGGCGCTTCGCTCCTCGACCTCGTGGCGGATCACCGCCCCGCTCCGCTGGTTCGGGAGCGCCCTGTCCCGAGGCCTTCGGCGTTGA
- a CDS encoding fumarylacetoacetate hydrolase family protein → MDRLDAMARHMWEARRGRKNYTNLPDALKPATIAEAYRAQEVYHRLAEPVYGQIAGVKVAVATKVMQQLMGITHPCGGAIFAHTIHASPARIAKSDFINLRVESEIALELGADMPAANAPWTAESVVPFVAGAMPAYELIEDRNAVYTETNAVSMIVENCWNGGVVIGAPKAVKPEQIIGVTGRQTLNGKEIGEGKSENPFATLAWLANLLAERKRDLEAGMVVITGSVIPTFSIAAGDRCVFTVDGLGECVMDVT, encoded by the coding sequence ATGGACCGGCTCGACGCGATGGCGCGGCACATGTGGGAGGCGCGGCGCGGGCGCAAGAACTACACCAATCTTCCCGACGCGCTGAAGCCCGCCACGATCGCCGAAGCCTACCGGGCGCAAGAGGTCTATCACCGTCTCGCCGAGCCGGTGTACGGGCAGATTGCGGGCGTGAAAGTCGCCGTCGCCACCAAAGTGATGCAGCAACTGATGGGGATCACGCACCCCTGCGGCGGCGCGATCTTCGCGCACACGATTCATGCTTCCCCGGCGCGCATTGCAAAATCGGACTTCATCAACCTGCGCGTCGAGAGCGAGATCGCGCTCGAACTCGGGGCTGACATGCCGGCCGCAAACGCGCCGTGGACTGCGGAGAGCGTGGTGCCATTCGTTGCCGGCGCAATGCCCGCCTATGAGCTGATCGAGGACCGCAACGCGGTCTACACCGAGACCAACGCGGTCTCGATGATCGTGGAGAATTGCTGGAATGGCGGCGTGGTGATCGGCGCGCCAAAAGCCGTGAAGCCGGAGCAGATCATCGGCGTCACGGGGCGCCAGACGCTGAATGGAAAGGAGATCGGCGAGGGCAAGTCGGAAAACCCGTTCGCGACGCTCGCCTGGCTCGCCAACCTGCTGGCCGAGCGCAAGCGCGATCTCGAGGCCGGCATGGTGGTCATCACCGGCAGCGTGATCCCGACATTCTCGATTGCGGCGGGCGACCGCTGCGTGTTCACGGTCGACGGCCTCGGCGAGTGCGTGATGGATGTGACATAG